Within Streptomyces sp. NBC_00704, the genomic segment CAGCGAGCAGCTGGGCCACGCCGTCGCCTCGCAGTTCGAGAAGCGGGACATCCGGCCCCTGATCACCGGCCGCTCCATGCTCGTCGTCCCGCTCAAGGCCCGTGACGTCGTCCTCGGCTTCATGATCCTGCTGCGCCACCCCGAACGCGCCGTCTTCAACGACATGGACCGCGTCACGGGCGCCGAACTCGCCGCCCGCGCGGGCCTGGTGCTCGACAACGCGCGCATGTACACCCACCAGGAGAGCGTCGCGGAGACCCTCCAGGACAGCATGCTGCCGCACATCCCGCCGCGCAGGACCGGCTGCGACCTCGCCACCCGCTATCTGCCGGGCACCCAGCTGGGCCGGGTCGGCGGGGACTGGTTCGACTCGGTGAAACTGCCCGGCGCGCGCACCGCGCTCGTCGTCGGCGACGTCATGGGGCACGGCCTCAACTCCGCCGCCATGATGGGCCAGTTACGGACGGCCGTACAGACCCTGGCCGCGCTCGACCTGCCGCCCGCCCAGCTCCTGCGCAACCTCGACGATCTCGCGCAACGCCTGGGCGACACCTACCTGGCGACCTGCCTGTACGCCGTGTACGACCCGATCGCGGGCGAACTCACCCTCGCCAACGCGGGACACATCCCGCCGGTGCTGGTGCGGGCCGCCGACGGCCGCAGCGAGCTGCTCGACCTGCCCACCGGCGCGCCCGTCGGCGTCGGCGGGGTGCCCTTCGAGGCCGTCCGCGTCCGCGTGGAGTCGGGGGACCGGCTCGTGATGTGCACCGACGGGCTGGTGGAGATGCACGGCGAGGACATCGGCGTGGGCCTGGCGGCCCTGTGCGAGTCCGCGGCACATCCGGCCGCCTCCATGGACGACGCCTGCGACACGATCGTCCGCGCCCTCGCCGCGGCCTTCTCCCGGGCCGGTCACGGCGATCGCAAGGACGACGTCGCCCTGCTCATGGCCCGGCTCGGCGGCCTCGAGCCCGAAGACGTCGCCGAACTGGTCCTCGCGCCCGACCCGGCCGAGGTCGCGAGGGCCCGTGCCGCGGTCCGCGAGCGGCTGCACGGCTGGGGACTGGACGCACTCGCCGACACCGCCGCACTCATGGTGAGCGAACTCGTCACCAACGCCGTGCGGCACTCCCGCGGACGTCCCGCCGGACTGCGGCTCGTCCGCGGCGACACCCTGCTCTGCGAGGTCGAGGACGACGACCACGAGCTGCCCGACCTGCTGAGCGCCGGACCCGGCGACGAGGCCGGACGCGGGCTGCGCGTGGTGAGCGCGCTGGCCCGCGAATGGGGCGCGAGCCGCACGGCGGACGGGAAGTCGGTCTGGTTCGAACTGACGCTGCCGCACCGCTGAACCCGCTCCGCCGCCCCTCGCCGCTGGACGCGACCGTCCGCCCGGCGGCCCGCGCGCCCCGTCGGCCCCGCCCCGTCGGCCCCGCCCGGCCGCCCCGCGGGACGCGGCGGGCGGATCCCGGATGCGGCGGGCGGGAACGGGTACCGCGCTTGTAGCGGCGGCCGCAAGGCGGTAGACCGTACCCGCCCGTCGCTGACGACGGATCGGCTTTGCGTCCTGGGGAGTTGGGAATGAGCGTGGACAGTCGGTACCGGGCGGCGTGGGAGGGTTTCTGGCGGGAGGCCCCCGAGGAGCCCGGCGGGGTGTTCTGGGACGCGGACGCGAAGGTGACCGCCGCCCTGCACCTCGCCCTCTTCGAACCCCATCTGACCGACGCCGACCTGCCGTTGGTGGACATCGGCTGCGGCAACGGCACGCAGACCCGCTACTTCGCGGACCGCTTCGACCAGGTGATCGGCGTCGACCTGTCCGCCGCGGCCCTCGACCACGCCCGCCGCGCCGATCCCGGGCGCGGGACCGCCTACCGGCTGCTGGACGCGACGGACAAGGCCGAGGTCGAGGCGCTGCACGCCGAAACGGGGGACGCCAACGTGTATGTGCGGGGCGTGCTGCACCAGTGCGAACCCGGCGACCGGCAGCCGCTGGTGGACGGGATCGCCGCGCTGCTGGGTCGGCGCGGCCGGGCCCTGCTGGTGGAACTGTCGGAGACCGCCCGGCCCGTCCTGGGCGCGCTGGCGCAGCACCCGGCGGGACCGCCGCCCAAGCTGGCGCCGGTGCTCCGGCACGGCATCGCCCCGGGCGAGGTCGCCGACGAGGCGGTGCCCGGCTATCTGCGGGCGGCCGGTCTCACCCTGCTTGCTTGCGGCGAACTGCCCCTGTCCACCACCGAGTTCACGCCGGACGGCAGCCGCATCGAGCTGCCGTCCCGGTGGTTCGTGACCGCCCGGGAGGAGTGACCGGCCCTCACCGCGAAAGGTGTGAGCGCCGCCACACAAAAGGGGCGCCGTCGGCTGTCACATCCGCGGACCGTGCCGTGTCAGGGGGAGGAAGCAACGCACGAACCCCTGATGAGGAGCCCGAGATGTCCACTGGGACCGGCCGCGC encodes:
- a CDS encoding class I SAM-dependent methyltransferase; this encodes MSVDSRYRAAWEGFWREAPEEPGGVFWDADAKVTAALHLALFEPHLTDADLPLVDIGCGNGTQTRYFADRFDQVIGVDLSAAALDHARRADPGRGTAYRLLDATDKAEVEALHAETGDANVYVRGVLHQCEPGDRQPLVDGIAALLGRRGRALLVELSETARPVLGALAQHPAGPPPKLAPVLRHGIAPGEVADEAVPGYLRAAGLTLLACGELPLSTTEFTPDGSRIELPSRWFVTAREE
- a CDS encoding SpoIIE family protein phosphatase; this encodes MDRGTERDAPPRRGTASEATDGPERGSTRPEGGDAPAGVGRVPLAVVVVDREGLVSHWSAGARRLFGVAKDEAIGQPAIDLLPVSGALPDPDDDFADLADDPYGEYTAADGVGPGLDSSLGRGLGYPAAGRARLTVPAPDAGHTRADVLWWAYPLVGPGTERLLVLAADATALRPEEPANPSAVERIAPGFALHTDFPGAEDLARRLPEILPSMSVGESARIVAQVLELGYPVMEFSQNDRVPVTPDWGVARRVERRARQARAARAAAEGLPIPQDPADEGEDLEHAAVRERLEFLNEVSGRIGTSLDLSRTIVEVSRAVVPRFTDVAGTYLREQVVAGEGFPRGVPDTTTLWHRVALEHTDEPGRWDDVVPVGEAMPFPAHTPFFQCMTTGEPVLVPRISEQLGHAVASQFEKRDIRPLITGRSMLVVPLKARDVVLGFMILLRHPERAVFNDMDRVTGAELAARAGLVLDNARMYTHQESVAETLQDSMLPHIPPRRTGCDLATRYLPGTQLGRVGGDWFDSVKLPGARTALVVGDVMGHGLNSAAMMGQLRTAVQTLAALDLPPAQLLRNLDDLAQRLGDTYLATCLYAVYDPIAGELTLANAGHIPPVLVRAADGRSELLDLPTGAPVGVGGVPFEAVRVRVESGDRLVMCTDGLVEMHGEDIGVGLAALCESAAHPAASMDDACDTIVRALAAAFSRAGHGDRKDDVALLMARLGGLEPEDVAELVLAPDPAEVARARAAVRERLHGWGLDALADTAALMVSELVTNAVRHSRGRPAGLRLVRGDTLLCEVEDDDHELPDLLSAGPGDEAGRGLRVVSALAREWGASRTADGKSVWFELTLPHR